A single region of the Arthrobacter sp. zg-Y20 genome encodes:
- a CDS encoding helix-turn-helix transcriptional regulator, which produces MLSQVSLDVYRFAVSRPGWTAEDASEALGYTSRSIDAAIAELTSRCLLLAQAADCPSYTAVSPDVALAELVDPDERALLELRGRINSRRREMAALTPAYVEARKRLAADSSVEVVEDQDKVQRVLIEYGRSATDRVLIARPGQGANADIHEESVQKDLDLLRSGVQRQTLYHSSTRDHVPTRKAVETITAAGGQFRTLPYMPLRTLIFDEKVAVVARQLHPGDVAGLVIRDPNLIRIFGLLFEFAWGLAEPFLTENPARDELTSTQRSVLTALAAGYSDEAIARRVGISVRTCRRHIAWMLEELGAESRFQAGIKAHKAGWI; this is translated from the coding sequence GTGCTGTCTCAGGTTTCGCTGGACGTCTACCGATTTGCCGTCAGCCGTCCCGGGTGGACGGCTGAAGATGCATCGGAGGCACTGGGATACACCAGCCGCTCCATTGACGCGGCCATTGCCGAGCTGACCTCCCGGTGCCTGCTGCTGGCGCAGGCTGCGGACTGCCCCAGCTACACCGCCGTCTCCCCTGACGTGGCACTGGCCGAACTGGTGGATCCGGACGAGCGGGCACTGCTGGAGCTGCGCGGCCGGATCAATTCCCGGCGCCGGGAAATGGCCGCCCTGACCCCCGCCTATGTGGAGGCACGCAAGCGGCTCGCGGCGGATTCCTCGGTGGAGGTGGTGGAGGACCAGGACAAGGTCCAGCGCGTCCTGATCGAATACGGGCGCAGCGCCACGGACCGCGTCCTGATTGCCCGTCCGGGCCAGGGGGCAAATGCAGACATCCACGAAGAGAGTGTGCAGAAGGACCTGGACCTGCTGCGCAGCGGCGTCCAGCGGCAGACGCTCTACCACTCCAGCACCCGGGACCACGTTCCCACCCGCAAGGCGGTGGAAACCATCACTGCGGCTGGCGGCCAGTTCCGCACACTTCCCTACATGCCGCTGCGGACACTGATTTTTGATGAGAAGGTCGCGGTGGTTGCCCGCCAACTGCATCCCGGAGACGTTGCCGGCCTGGTCATCCGCGATCCCAACCTCATCCGCATCTTTGGCCTGCTGTTCGAGTTCGCCTGGGGCCTTGCCGAGCCGTTTCTCACGGAGAATCCGGCCCGGGACGAGCTGACCAGCACCCAGCGCTCGGTCCTGACCGCCCTGGCCGCCGGATATTCCGATGAAGCCATCGCCCGCCGGGTGGGTATCAGCGTCCGGACGTGCCGCCGGCACATTGCCTGGATGCTGGAGGAACTCGGTGCCGAGAGCCGGTTCCAGGCCGGAATCAAGGCCCACAAGGCCGGATGGATCTAG